One genomic window of uncultured delta proteobacterium includes the following:
- a CDS encoding hypothetical protein (Evidence 5 : No homology to any previously reported sequences) yields MPIRLLFCGNSQHYWKSGALDHERTQANAEHRGYAFNPDNYKQYYMMDFTTGIPGPASDEDMERMRQLARQVSERYEAEQAKIDETTARLRQKQAAAGSAPPKEELYGEMRNKAIEAAEPLVEGVSTDDRQSLLQELVADYKNQKNVM; encoded by the coding sequence ATGCCGATAAGATTGTTGTTCTGTGGTAATAGCCAACATTATTGGAAGTCCGGCGCACTCGACCACGAGCGTACGCAAGCGAACGCTGAGCACAGAGGGTATGCATTCAACCCAGACAACTATAAGCAATATTACATGATGGACTTCACCACCGGCATACCCGGACCGGCTTCGGATGAGGACATGGAGCGCATGCGGCAATTGGCGCGGCAGGTTTCCGAACGGTATGAAGCCGAGCAGGCCAAGATTGACGAGACGACCGCCCGGCTGAGGCAAAAACAAGCCGCCGCAGGCTCTGCCCCTCCGAAAGAAGAGCTTTATGGCGAGATGCGGAACAAGGCTATTGAAGCCGCGGAACCTCTCGTAGAAGGGGTTTCAACGGATGACCGGCAGTCGCTGCTGCAAGAGCTTGTCGCGGACTATAAAAATCAAAAGAATGTTATGTGA
- a CDS encoding exported hypothetical protein (Evidence 5 : No homology to any previously reported sequences), with translation MKMRNVVTSAGIIAVVMMLFLSGCATKVQTLTYGKPVPEEQSILLMIPDAYTVTNFDGEQVQWSTSGGGFSLMGSAAAIRLPAGRHSFTYSYYRYEAGQTTYEHYGSGATVRRTTPSRTTSFDGTVTIMMDAGKRYIFKGRGISVDTDGQYDQLP, from the coding sequence ATGAAAATGCGAAACGTAGTGACGTCTGCCGGGATCATCGCCGTTGTTATGATGCTGTTCCTCTCCGGGTGTGCGACCAAGGTGCAGACCTTGACCTATGGCAAGCCGGTCCCGGAAGAGCAATCCATCCTCTTGATGATACCGGATGCGTACACGGTAACGAATTTTGACGGGGAGCAGGTACAATGGAGCACCTCGGGCGGCGGCTTTTCGTTGATGGGATCGGCCGCGGCAATACGGCTTCCGGCCGGGAGGCACAGTTTTACCTACAGCTATTACCGGTATGAAGCGGGCCAGACGACGTATGAGCACTACGGAAGCGGCGCCACGGTACGCAGAACGACGCCCTCCAGAACGACGTCCTTTGACGGAACCGTGACGATCATGATGGACGCCGGGAAACGCTACATATTCAAAGGGCGCGGGATCAGCGTGGATACCGACGGCCAATACGACCAGTTGCCGTAA
- a CDS encoding hypothetical protein (Evidence 5 : No homology to any previously reported sequences) produces MFDIKGAVKNLDYTGSNGADTLVLKGALSNSTINMGQGANTLIAENAKGAGQAITNTAIKSYGSTSILAGKYTAGATGNTIDLGVGAHSVTLASITATRGVRATVKMDVAGSDDQSLTVKGAVSNLDYTGSNGADTLTLSGALSNSTINLGGGANALTAKNAKGVGQAVTNTGITSNGSTTIEAGKYTAGATGNTIDLGAGSHSVTLASIAAAKGLLATVKMDVAGSQAQSLAVKGAVTYASISAGNGKGTVSAGSMTNSTLTMGNDSGLVSRTIDIAGNMASSTVKAGGGGTAMTVGGSVKNSAVEAGKGDNSLAIGKAASGLTYKGSSQKDDVSVKGSLSASTLDLGDGTNSVTVATLGKTGGLVGQTISDTTITATGAASTSITAGKYLSGKTGSQITFGTGVNSLRLMG; encoded by the coding sequence ATGTTTGACATCAAGGGCGCCGTGAAAAATCTGGATTACACCGGCTCAAACGGCGCGGACACCCTGGTCCTGAAGGGGGCTCTGTCCAACAGCACCATAAACATGGGTCAAGGCGCAAACACGCTCATCGCCGAAAACGCCAAAGGCGCCGGCCAGGCTATAACCAACACCGCCATTAAGTCCTACGGTTCCACCTCGATCCTGGCGGGCAAGTATACGGCCGGAGCAACGGGCAACACCATTGACCTGGGCGTGGGCGCACATTCCGTAACGCTTGCTTCCATCACTGCAACCAGGGGCGTGCGCGCTACCGTGAAGATGGACGTTGCGGGCAGCGATGACCAATCGCTTACGGTTAAAGGCGCTGTGAGCAACCTGGACTATACCGGCTCCAACGGCGCGGACACCCTGACCCTGAGCGGCGCTTTGTCCAACAGCACCATAAACCTGGGAGGCGGCGCAAACGCCCTCACCGCCAAAAACGCCAAAGGCGTCGGCCAGGCTGTGACCAACACCGGCATAACATCCAACGGCTCCACCACGATTGAGGCGGGTAAATATACTGCCGGGGCGACGGGCAACACCATCGACCTGGGCGCGGGCTCGCATTCCGTAACGCTTGCTTCCATCGCCGCGGCCAAGGGCCTGCTCGCTACCGTGAAGATGGACGTTGCGGGCAGCCAGGCCCAATCCCTTGCGGTTAAGGGCGCAGTCACCTACGCCTCCATAAGCGCCGGCAACGGCAAAGGCACGGTGAGCGCCGGTTCCATGACCAATTCCACGCTGACCATGGGGAACGATTCCGGGCTCGTGAGCCGTACCATAGACATAGCCGGGAACATGGCCAGCTCCACGGTAAAGGCCGGTGGCGGCGGCACCGCCATGACGGTGGGCGGCAGCGTCAAAAACAGCGCCGTGGAAGCGGGCAAGGGCGACAACAGCCTCGCGATAGGCAAGGCCGCCTCCGGGCTTACCTACAAGGGTTCCAGCCAGAAAGACGACGTCAGCGTCAAGGGCTCTCTTTCCGCCTCCACGCTGGACCTGGGCGATGGGACCAACAGCGTTACCGTGGCCACCCTGGGCAAGACCGGCGGCCTGGTGGGGCAGACTATCAGCGACACCACCATAACGGCCACCGGCGCGGCTTCAACTTCCATAACCGCCGGTAAATACCTTTCCGGCAAGACCGGCAGCCAAATCACGTTCGGTACCGGCGTGAACTCCCTAAGGTTGATGGGGTGA
- a CDS encoding UV-endonuclease UvdE yields MIRYGFACKTIGVPGAEQTTLALGRADEEQLLRAGRRNLRALDAMVRYCRAEGIRLMRISSDVIPLASHPGVSFDWQHLLQEELAAIATLIADTGVRVSMHPGQYTVLNSPRDDVVERAVEDLRFHADFLGAVGADMTARIILHLGGGYGDKQAALRRLARNIETLPAHIRNRLALENDERIYTIEDVLAVCGEFALPAVFDVYHHAINPPPHGATPDWLDKAALTWEGESGRQKIHYSQQWPGGKPGMHSQSISMDAFLPFHAGLRGRELDVMLEVKDKNLSAVKCANLTAPDLPRRKLTDEWARYKYLVLEHDPAAYNEIRALLRDNEPDAAGFYNRLEKALGKTVAPGHARNAAQHVWGYVDKLASAAESRRVLADIAALDGDARALPRLKNKLLALAAKHEREYLLRSLYFYL; encoded by the coding sequence ATGATTAGATACGGATTTGCCTGCAAAACCATCGGGGTGCCGGGCGCGGAGCAAACCACGCTTGCACTGGGCCGGGCGGATGAGGAACAGCTGCTGCGGGCCGGCCGCCGGAACCTGCGCGCTCTGGACGCCATGGTGCGCTATTGCCGGGCCGAGGGCATCCGGCTCATGCGCATCAGCTCGGACGTGATCCCCCTGGCCTCGCATCCCGGCGTGTCCTTTGACTGGCAGCATTTACTCCAGGAGGAGCTTGCGGCCATAGCGACCCTGATCGCCGATACCGGCGTGCGGGTATCCATGCACCCGGGCCAGTACACCGTCCTGAATTCTCCTCGGGATGACGTTGTTGAGCGGGCTGTCGAGGACCTGCGCTTTCACGCGGATTTTCTCGGCGCCGTGGGCGCGGACATGACGGCAAGGATCATCTTGCATCTGGGAGGCGGCTACGGGGACAAGCAGGCGGCCCTCAGGAGGCTGGCAAGGAATATTGAAACGCTTCCGGCCCATATCCGAAATCGTCTGGCCTTGGAAAACGACGAGCGCATCTATACGATTGAGGACGTTCTGGCGGTCTGCGGCGAGTTTGCTCTGCCTGCCGTGTTCGATGTGTACCACCACGCGATCAATCCGCCGCCCCATGGGGCGACGCCGGACTGGCTGGACAAGGCCGCCCTGACCTGGGAAGGGGAGAGCGGACGCCAAAAGATTCACTACAGCCAGCAGTGGCCCGGCGGAAAACCGGGCATGCACTCCCAATCCATCAGCATGGATGCGTTTCTTCCGTTTCATGCCGGGCTGCGCGGGCGTGAGCTTGACGTCATGCTGGAGGTGAAGGACAAAAACCTCTCGGCCGTGAAATGCGCCAATCTGACCGCGCCTGATCTGCCACGGCGAAAACTTACCGATGAATGGGCCAGGTATAAATATCTGGTGCTGGAGCATGATCCCGCGGCGTACAACGAAATCCGCGCGCTGTTGCGGGACAACGAGCCGGACGCGGCGGGTTTTTACAACCGTTTGGAGAAGGCCCTTGGGAAAACCGTCGCGCCGGGCCACGCCCGGAACGCCGCCCAGCACGTCTGGGGATATGTGGACAAGCTGGCCTCAGCCGCGGAATCCAGACGCGTCCTGGCCGACATCGCGGCCCTGGATGGAGACGCCAGGGCCTTGCCGCGCCTTAAAAACAAGCTGCTCGCCCTGGCTGCAAAGCACGAGCGGGAGTATCTGCTGCGCAGCCTGTATTTTTATCTGTGA
- a CDS encoding exported hypothetical protein (Evidence 5 : No homology to any previously reported sequences) has product MRKALFLLLAIAALASSCGGVARMPANEQLTGAFAYVVGKYGVGFQDITFSRNGDQDDANQIRLTSNSDYPVYKVSPGRYIATKFTDGAGSFTGRLGEFTAEAGKITYIGDIELRYGYDLPAASAPRSGRQGPVTMLRGRAAITATDNTEQAKAAIRKHYPGLAGNLDAIFVYSPVMPVR; this is encoded by the coding sequence ATGAGAAAAGCGCTGTTCCTGCTTTTGGCCATTGCCGCGCTCGCTTCCAGCTGCGGCGGCGTGGCGAGGATGCCTGCCAATGAACAACTGACAGGGGCCTTTGCCTACGTTGTAGGCAAGTACGGGGTCGGCTTTCAGGACATAACCTTCTCACGCAACGGCGACCAGGATGACGCCAACCAGATCCGGCTGACCAGCAACAGCGACTACCCCGTATATAAGGTGTCGCCCGGCAGGTATATCGCGACGAAGTTCACGGACGGCGCGGGCAGCTTCACGGGCAGGCTGGGCGAATTCACGGCCGAGGCCGGTAAGATCACCTATATCGGCGACATTGAGCTGCGCTACGGGTACGACCTTCCGGCGGCGAGCGCGCCCCGGTCCGGCCGCCAGGGGCCGGTCACGATGCTGCGGGGCCGCGCGGCCATCACGGCAACGGACAATACCGAACAGGCCAAAGCCGCCATCCGGAAACATTATCCGGGATTGGCCGGGAACCTGGACGCCATATTCGTTTACAGCCCCGTGATGCCGGTGCGATAG
- a CDS encoding exported hypothetical protein (Evidence 5 : No homology to any previously reported sequences): MKIMKATMSAAARGTNASTFRMVRRDAGSGDSANFSAEALNLSTANKNAKFTASTMSVEVEGHTFTFNNSTGAMTWDGKKLDFSNFDRIQTFANPLAYDLTFQLNSAANELAVYSSGAMSHAFNATTGAQVKSGMGWEIATGVLDRTKAMIVLNNRNQGTWVGGSLSGPNGGTGNDVIINRKEGTSITGGGGNDQIFNFAKTVGTLDGGTGSDAIYSVGLSAGAITAGSDGSDAYVGLVGVMNGGSVTVGKGKNIIEAAGATLNNISITDGGAGTKSTALMAKIVNGGVLNLGADATGLDVGTLNSNVTLGAGANSLVADKVTGVTVTSSGNDSFQFKDLAGTNINASGSSVVNVTNTAKNAKIKLGSGANTVNAAGKTLTSVDISDTAGASTAILAGSVIGTAAARSKIALNGNGTDGNGLVVSGAITYADINTGSGKGELSAASVTNSILNMGVGGTSAQTVTVKGAMTGSTLKTGNGNDTISILTTKNSTVNLGDGDNTYTGKTAGNLTYSGGAGRDDVHFSGSVVNSSMDLGQGTNSFKAATKDKNGNDVGQAVTNTAIKSYGSTTILAGKYTAGLTGNMIDLGVGSHSVTLASIVSSTGVRATVKMDVGGTQASDV, encoded by the coding sequence ATGAAGATAATGAAAGCGACCATGAGCGCGGCCGCCCGCGGAACAAACGCCAGCACGTTCCGCATGGTGAGACGCGACGCCGGAAGCGGGGATTCCGCCAATTTCTCCGCTGAGGCCTTAAATTTGTCCACGGCCAACAAGAACGCCAAGTTCACGGCCTCGACAATGTCGGTCGAAGTTGAAGGGCACACCTTTACGTTCAACAATTCCACCGGGGCCATGACCTGGGACGGGAAAAAGCTGGACTTCAGCAACTTTGACAGGATTCAAACGTTCGCCAATCCCTTGGCCTACGACCTGACCTTCCAGCTGAATTCAGCCGCCAACGAACTTGCCGTTTACTCGTCAGGAGCCATGTCGCACGCGTTTAACGCCACCACCGGCGCGCAGGTCAAAAGCGGCATGGGCTGGGAAATAGCCACGGGTGTGTTGGACAGAACCAAGGCCATGATCGTGCTGAACAACCGAAACCAGGGGACGTGGGTTGGAGGCAGCTTAAGCGGCCCCAATGGCGGCACCGGCAACGACGTTATCATAAACCGCAAGGAAGGCACATCCATAACCGGCGGGGGCGGCAACGACCAGATCTTCAACTTCGCCAAAACCGTGGGCACCCTTGACGGCGGCACCGGCAGCGACGCCATCTATTCCGTGGGCCTGAGCGCCGGGGCGATCACCGCCGGGAGCGACGGCAGCGACGCTTACGTCGGGCTGGTGGGCGTCATGAACGGCGGCTCGGTCACCGTGGGCAAGGGCAAAAACATCATCGAAGCCGCCGGCGCCACCCTGAACAATATCTCCATCACCGACGGCGGAGCCGGAACAAAATCCACCGCGTTGATGGCCAAAATCGTTAACGGCGGCGTCCTCAACCTCGGCGCGGACGCAACCGGCCTGGATGTGGGCACGCTCAACAGCAACGTCACCTTGGGCGCCGGGGCCAACTCCCTGGTGGCGGACAAGGTGACCGGAGTCACAGTAACCAGTTCCGGCAACGATTCCTTCCAGTTCAAGGACCTGGCCGGGACCAACATAAATGCTTCCGGTTCCTCGGTCGTCAACGTCACCAATACGGCGAAAAACGCCAAAATCAAGCTGGGTTCCGGGGCCAACACCGTCAACGCCGCCGGCAAGACCCTGACCTCGGTGGACATTTCCGATACCGCCGGGGCTTCCACGGCTATTCTGGCTGGTTCCGTCATCGGCACCGCGGCCGCGAGATCCAAAATCGCCCTGAACGGCAACGGTACGGACGGCAACGGCCTGGTCGTAAGCGGGGCCATAACCTATGCCGACATAAATACCGGCAGCGGCAAGGGCGAGCTCTCGGCCGCCTCGGTCACCAACTCCATCCTGAATATGGGGGTCGGCGGCACGTCCGCGCAGACCGTAACCGTCAAGGGCGCGATGACCGGCAGCACCCTGAAAACCGGCAACGGCAACGACACGATCAGCATCCTCACCACGAAGAACAGCACCGTTAACCTGGGCGACGGCGACAACACCTACACCGGCAAGACAGCCGGCAATCTTACATACAGCGGCGGCGCCGGACGGGACGATGTGCATTTTTCCGGTTCCGTCGTTAATTCAAGCATGGACCTGGGCCAGGGAACCAACAGCTTCAAGGCCGCGACCAAGGATAAAAACGGCAACGACGTCGGCCAGGCCGTGACCAACACCGCCATAAAATCTTACGGTTCAACCACGATCCTGGCGGGCAAGTACACGGCCGGGCTCACGGGCAATATGATCGACCTGGGTGTGGGCTCGCATTCCGTAACGCTCGCTTCCATAGTTTCAAGCACGGGCGTACGCGCTACCGTCAAGATGGACGTTGGCGGCACTCAGGCGTCAGATGTTTGA
- a CDS encoding transposase codes for MFKISEVYATKQLHNPLQPKEILNMSHHNTLFSQMLSLIPRHVFQKLEARHKTGRSSRQFGFKEQFTVMAFIQLAARRSMRDGLRCLAACGKRLYHFGLFPVARSTFSDANNSRPVGFFKDLFADMYSLCVPKASKHKFHFKCKLYSMDATTISLCLSLFPWATFRQNKGGVKMNTVLDHDGHIPAFVTVDVAKTHESRMAKSLSLPKGSIVTFDKGYVSYPWFQTLLENGIFFVTRLKDNAVYKLLERRPVNRTSGVTSDHIIEVKHSRGKVLRLRRIGYRDAETGKRYEFLTNHFRLSARTIADIYKERWKIELFFREIKQNLRIKSFVGNTENAVLIQIYTALTVYLLLAYQKFLSKTGLSVQQLFQIASLNILGTDSLEELLKPRRRKNENLYNLSLLSLAA; via the coding sequence ATGTTCAAAATCTCCGAGGTTTATGCTACAAAACAGTTGCATAACCCATTGCAGCCCAAGGAGATTTTGAACATGAGCCATCATAATACACTCTTTTCTCAAATGCTATCATTGATTCCCAGACATGTTTTTCAGAAACTGGAAGCCCGGCATAAAACAGGTCGTTCTTCTCGACAATTCGGCTTTAAGGAACAGTTTACGGTCATGGCTTTTATCCAGCTTGCAGCAAGGCGCTCCATGCGTGACGGATTGCGCTGTTTGGCCGCCTGCGGCAAGAGGCTGTATCATTTTGGCCTTTTTCCCGTTGCACGTTCCACTTTCTCCGATGCCAACAACTCCCGGCCTGTGGGCTTTTTCAAAGATCTATTTGCCGACATGTACAGCCTGTGTGTTCCCAAGGCCTCCAAACACAAATTTCATTTCAAATGCAAACTTTACAGCATGGACGCCACCACCATCAGCCTGTGTTTGTCGCTGTTTCCCTGGGCCACGTTCCGCCAAAACAAGGGCGGCGTCAAAATGAACACAGTGCTTGACCACGATGGTCATATCCCGGCATTTGTCACCGTTGATGTGGCCAAAACGCACGAAAGCCGTATGGCGAAAAGTCTTTCTCTGCCCAAAGGCTCCATCGTGACCTTCGACAAAGGCTATGTCAGTTACCCCTGGTTTCAGACCCTGCTCGAAAATGGCATCTTTTTCGTCACCCGCCTGAAGGACAACGCTGTTTACAAACTGCTGGAGCGCCGCCCGGTGAACCGCACAAGCGGGGTTACTTCCGACCACATTATCGAAGTGAAGCACAGCCGGGGAAAAGTCTTGCGCCTGCGTCGCATCGGCTACCGGGACGCCGAAACAGGCAAGCGTTACGAATTTCTGACAAATCACTTTCGCCTGTCCGCCCGCACCATCGCCGATATTTACAAAGAACGCTGGAAAATCGAACTCTTTTTTCGCGAAATCAAACAGAATCTACGCATCAAAAGCTTTGTCGGGAACACGGAAAATGCTGTATTGATTCAGATTTATACCGCGCTGACCGTCTACCTGCTCCTGGCCTACCAGAAATTCCTGAGTAAAACAGGGCTGTCCGTGCAGCAACTTTTCCAAATCGCCTCACTGAACATCCTCGGAACAGACTCGCTGGAAGAACTCCTGAAGCCCCGACGACGAAAAAATGAAAACCTCTATAACCTCAGTCTGTTATCCTTGGCAGCTTAA
- the ycdW gene encoding 2-ketoacid reductase (Evidence 2a : Function of homologous gene experimentally demonstrated in an other organism; PubMedId : 10493123, 11237876; Product type e : enzyme) has translation MDIIIYDPSNGPDVWLQGLRERLPQARIRPWTPGDDGHADYALAWNPPAAMLRGRTGLKAVFNLGAGVDVILKALRENPGMMPENVPLFRLEDAGMARQMREYATYMVLGWYRHFEDYREQQKAKRWKSIFPGARQNFIVGVMGAGILGSAVAQALLAWDFPVRCWSRSPKNIPDVASYAGTAQLDAFLAGTRVLINLLPATPETTGILNSRLFSRLEKGAHILNIARGAHLVEADLLAALASGQVKSAALDVFGTEPLPEEHPFWTHPKVTVTPHVAALTLPDETMDRLAADILTVASGGTPGGKVDIARGY, from the coding sequence ATGGACATCATCATTTATGATCCCTCCAACGGCCCGGACGTATGGCTCCAAGGGCTGCGCGAACGCCTGCCCCAAGCCCGGATACGCCCCTGGACGCCGGGCGACGACGGCCACGCGGACTACGCCCTGGCCTGGAATCCGCCCGCGGCGATGCTGCGGGGCAGGACAGGCCTGAAAGCCGTGTTCAACCTGGGCGCGGGCGTTGACGTCATCCTCAAGGCGCTGCGGGAGAATCCCGGCATGATGCCCGAGAACGTGCCCCTGTTCCGGCTGGAAGACGCGGGCATGGCGCGGCAGATGCGGGAGTACGCGACGTACATGGTTCTCGGCTGGTACCGGCACTTCGAGGACTACCGCGAACAGCAGAAAGCGAAACGATGGAAAAGTATCTTCCCCGGCGCGCGGCAGAATTTCATCGTCGGCGTCATGGGGGCCGGAATTCTGGGCAGCGCGGTCGCCCAAGCGCTTCTGGCCTGGGACTTTCCCGTCCGGTGCTGGAGCCGCTCGCCCAAAAACATTCCGGACGTGGCCAGCTATGCCGGAACAGCGCAGCTTGACGCCTTTCTTGCGGGCACGCGCGTACTCATAAACCTCCTCCCGGCCACGCCCGAAACAACGGGCATCCTGAACAGCCGCCTGTTTTCGCGGCTGGAAAAAGGCGCGCATATCCTGAATATCGCGCGGGGAGCGCACCTGGTGGAGGCGGATCTGCTGGCGGCGCTGGCGTCCGGCCAGGTCAAATCCGCCGCGTTGGACGTGTTCGGCACAGAACCTCTGCCGGAGGAACACCCTTTCTGGACCCATCCGAAGGTCACGGTCACGCCGCACGTCGCGGCGCTGACCCTGCCGGACGAGACCATGGACCGCCTGGCCGCGGATATCCTGACCGTTGCATCCGGGGGCACCCCCGGGGGAAAGGTGGATATCGCGCGCGGCTACTGA
- a CDS encoding hypothetical protein (Evidence 5 : No homology to any previously reported sequences), which produces MIKLLEQTAQAEAAATGSVSEATAASLGKARDQLKNLEGDVKESLKVLGSYLSQISSIRNVTTGMFMQFLLTMVPGDVLYINTQSGFIKAALNGADVLKKLTLQSRMVQVESGNNTLLFEPDQGADRAGCEISFRGKVAGI; this is translated from the coding sequence ATGATTAAGCTGCTCGAACAGACCGCTCAGGCCGAAGCAGCAGCAACTGGAAGCGTCAGTGAAGCAACAGCCGCGTCTCTTGGCAAGGCGAGAGATCAACTAAAGAATTTGGAAGGAGATGTTAAGGAGTCCCTTAAGGTGTTGGGCAGTTACTTGAGCCAGATTTCGTCCATACGCAACGTCACTACGGGCATGTTTATGCAATTCCTGCTCACCATGGTGCCGGGTGACGTTCTGTATATCAACACGCAGAGCGGATTCATTAAGGCTGCGCTAAATGGCGCTGATGTCCTAAAAAAGCTTACCCTGCAAAGTCGCATGGTCCAGGTTGAGTCCGGGAATAACACCTTGCTGTTCGAACCGGACCAGGGCGCGGACAGGGCCGGGTGTGAAATATCATTTAGGGGCAAGGTGGCGGGCATATGA
- a CDS encoding conserved membrane hypothetical protein (Evidence 4 : Homologs of previously reported genes of unknown function), whose protein sequence is MVWTILYVLMGVSIGLARRSGHPGRAMLTGLFLVQLAVNFLWSAAFFYLRSPAAGLGLISVLFPLLLLYAWKSRPVNRASFRLFIPYILWVGFAWYLNCYIFLHNG, encoded by the coding sequence GTGGTCTGGACCATCCTGTATGTGCTGATGGGCGTCTCCATCGGGCTTGCCAGGCGAAGCGGCCATCCGGGACGCGCAATGCTTACGGGACTATTCCTGGTGCAACTGGCGGTCAATTTTTTATGGAGCGCGGCATTCTTTTATCTGCGCAGCCCGGCGGCCGGGTTGGGCCTCATTTCCGTTCTTTTCCCCCTGTTGCTGCTCTATGCGTGGAAGAGCAGGCCGGTAAACCGCGCAAGTTTCCGGCTGTTCATACCCTACATACTCTGGGTCGGCTTTGCCTGGTACCTCAATTGTTATATTTTTCTGCACAACGGATGA
- a CDS encoding hypothetical protein (Evidence 5 : No homology to any previously reported sequences) → MYLFLIAYFYDNTTRFQQWKNEIKRVASLLNRNFYTNKIDGVTIQYVLHGGLVAAIQHAGAAVFIMKPPSPHPFFTPLQLPAPETACRPGATANKSFLWCSL, encoded by the coding sequence ATGTACTTATTTTTGATTGCCTATTTTTACGACAACACTACACGGTTTCAGCAATGGAAAAATGAAATAAAACGCGTTGCTTCACTTTTAAATAGAAACTTTTATACAAATAAAATTGACGGCGTAACTATTCAGTACGTACTCCATGGAGGACTTGTCGCGGCGATACAACATGCCGGAGCGGCGGTGTTTATTATGAAGCCCCCTTCGCCGCACCCTTTTTTCACCCCACTGCAGCTTCCCGCACCGGAAACGGCATGCCGTCCCGGTGCAACGGCAAACAAATCTTTCTTGTGGTGCTCGTTATAA
- the panE gene encoding 2-dehydropantoate 2-reductase → MPSRCNGKQIFLVVLVITINYHSPTVTTVAEKNYRAGGARMKIALFGIGGVGGIVGGALARSHAETYFYVRGENLNAIRRNGLTVQSVLWGDFVAHPKRASDKAAELGIMDAIFVSCKGNSLKAACEAITPMAGPETVVIPLLNGVIVSDIMEPLLPPCILADGTIRVFSRLEKPGHIVQSAGLCSIVFGMKDGSKPAKLEELAAILNNAGVKTTVSGNILVESWAKYAIMCGNSTVLCYYDAPVGKVRENPDHETVLRAVSGELTAVAAAKGVTLPGETTDRFVDDFSKMPPDTMTSLYRDLSGGKPANETELDHIIGRMVTFGQQTGVPTPYHKAAYERFVKRG, encoded by the coding sequence ATGCCGTCCCGGTGCAACGGCAAACAAATCTTTCTTGTGGTGCTCGTTATAACGATCAATTATCATAGTCCGACGGTAACGACCGTTGCGGAAAAAAACTATCGGGCTGGAGGCGCACGCATGAAAATCGCTCTATTCGGGATCGGCGGCGTTGGCGGCATTGTCGGCGGCGCACTGGCGAGAAGCCACGCCGAAACCTACTTCTACGTTCGCGGAGAAAACCTCAACGCCATCCGCCGGAACGGGCTTACGGTTCAATCCGTTTTGTGGGGCGACTTTGTCGCGCATCCGAAACGCGCTTCGGACAAGGCGGCGGAACTCGGCATCATGGATGCGATTTTTGTCTCCTGCAAGGGAAACAGCCTGAAAGCAGCCTGCGAAGCCATCACCCCCATGGCGGGACCCGAAACCGTCGTAATCCCCCTGCTCAACGGGGTTATCGTCTCCGACATCATGGAGCCGCTGTTGCCGCCCTGCATCCTTGCCGACGGCACTATCCGCGTTTTCAGCCGGTTGGAGAAACCGGGCCATATTGTGCAGAGCGCCGGGTTGTGCAGCATTGTTTTCGGCATGAAAGACGGGAGCAAACCCGCCAAACTTGAGGAACTCGCGGCAATCCTGAACAACGCGGGCGTCAAAACGACGGTGTCCGGCAACATTTTGGTGGAAAGCTGGGCCAAGTACGCCATCATGTGCGGCAACAGCACGGTGCTTTGTTATTATGACGCGCCGGTCGGCAAGGTCCGGGAAAACCCGGACCACGAAACGGTGCTGCGCGCGGTTAGCGGCGAACTGACCGCCGTGGCGGCGGCCAAGGGCGTTACGCTGCCCGGAGAGACAACCGACCGCTTTGTGGATGACTTTTCAAAGATGCCGCCGGACACCATGACCTCCCTGTACCGCGACCTCAGCGGCGGAAAGCCCGCGAACGAAACCGAGCTCGACCATATCATCGGAAGAATGGTGACCTTCGGGCAACAAACCGGTGTTCCAACGCCCTATCACAAGGCGGCTTACGAGCGTTTTGTAAAAAGAGGATAA